One stretch of Schlesneria sp. DSM 10557 DNA includes these proteins:
- a CDS encoding transposase, with amino-acid sequence MSKKVEKRNAKRTRRSFTEEFKKEAVALLLDGHSASSVAERLGLSSPNVLYRWKQAQLEESGPIASTLEARVHELEVELQRVIRERDILKNALAIFGRNE; translated from the coding sequence ATGTCTAAGAAAGTCGAAAAGAGAAATGCAAAACGAACTCGTCGGAGCTTCACGGAGGAGTTCAAGAAAGAAGCGGTGGCCTTGCTGCTCGATGGACACTCTGCCAGTTCCGTTGCGGAGCGACTGGGCCTGTCGAGCCCCAATGTTCTCTACCGATGGAAACAGGCGCAGCTCGAGGAGTCGGGCCCCATCGCAAGCACGCTGGAAGCGCGAGTCCACGAACTGGAAGTGGAGCTTCAGCGAGTGATTCGTGAGCGTGACATCCTAAAAAACGCGTTGGCCATTTTCGGCCGCAACGAGTGA